In Pongo abelii isolate AG06213 chromosome X, NHGRI_mPonAbe1-v2.0_pri, whole genome shotgun sequence, one DNA window encodes the following:
- the MAGEH1 gene encoding melanoma-associated antigen H1 — protein sequence MPRGRKSRRRRNARAAEENRNNRKIQASEASETPMAASVVASTPEDDLSGPEEDPSTPEEASTTPEEASSTAQAQKPSVPRSNFQGTKKSLLMSILALIFIMGNSAKEALVWKVLGKLGMQPGRQHSIFGDPKKIVTEEFVRRGYLIYKPVPRSSPVEYEFFWGPRAHVESSKLKVMHFVARVRNRCSKDWPCNYDWDSDDDAEVEAILNSGARGYSAP from the coding sequence ATGCCTCGGGGACGAAAGAGTCGGCGCCGCCGTAATGCGAGAGCCGCAGAAGAGAACCGCAACAATCGCAAAATCCAGGCCTCAGAGGCCTCCGAGACCCCTATGGCCGCCTCTGTGGTAGCGAGCACCCCGGAAGACGACCTGAGCGGCCCCGAGGAAGACCCGAGCACTCCAGAGGAGGCCTCTACCACCCCTGAAGAAGCCTCGAGCACTGCCCAAGCACAAAAGCCTTCGGTACCCCGGAGCAATTTTCAGGGCACCAAGAAAAGTCTCCTGATGTCCATATTAGCGCTCATCTTCATCATGGGCAACAGCGCCAAGGAAGCTCTGGTCTGGAAAGTGCTGGGGAAGTTAGGAATGCAGCCTGGACGTCAGCACAGCATCTTTGGAGATCCGAAGAAGATCGTCACAGAAGAGTTTGTGCGCAGAGGGTACCTGATTTATAAGCCGGTGCCCCGTAGCAGTCCGGTGGAGTATGAGTTCTTCTGGGGGCCCCGAGCACACGTGGAATCGAGCAAACTGAAAGTCATGCATTTTGTGGCAAGGGTTCGTAACCGATGCTCTAAAGACTGGCCTTGTAATTATGACTGGGATTCGGACGATGATGCAGAGGTTGAGGCTATCCTCAATTCAGGTGCTAGGGGTTATTCCGCCCCTTAA